The genomic window GTGGTCCAAAGTCTGGCGACTTCGGCTACGGAGGGAGTTTAGTAGCGGGGGACGCTGGGATCGATGTGCTGGCTCCAGTGGTCGATCCCGCCGGTCATGTTCTGGGCTTGCTTGAATCCGCTTTGCCGCAGCACCGCCACCACGCGGAGACTGCGACCGCCGTGATGACAGTGCACAATCACGCGGTCCTCGATGTGCTCCTGCAACTCCTTGGCTCGCTCCTGCAATTCGCTCAACGGCAGCAGGCGGGCACCGTCGATGCGAGCCGTTTCGTATTCGTCCTGCTCGCGGACATCCAAAAACACAAACGACTCGCCGGCCTCACGCAGCGCATGGACCGAGTGGACATCGATTTCAATGGGCAATTCGGAGTCGGAGCTCATCAAATATTCCCGGCATAAGGCAAAACAACAATGTAGCTACCGTCGCCAGACGGTGGAACCAGGACCAACGCCGGTCAGCCAGGAACGAGGCGACTAAAGACTGGACTCCAGCGCGGACCACGCTCTGGCGAGCGTAGCTACGAAACAGCGAGCGACGTTACGCTTCGCGGGGTTTTCGCGAGCCGGGGCGGAGAATGCGGATGCGGTGCACGGCGGGCGAGTTCAACGAGGGGGCTTCCAAATCGTCCAGATCGCTGGGCGAGTCGGAATCTTCGTCAGCCGCTCCGTCTTGATCGCTCGAGCCGTCTTCCGCCGAGCCGTCAGCGGCTCCTTCGCCACTGCCAGCCTCTGCCGCAGCTTCCGGCTCGTCGCCGAAGATTTCGGCGTTGCCATCGTCTTCGTTGGTCGGTTCGACCTCAACGGCCTGCAGCTTGGTCTCGGGCTTAAACGCTTCGGTGCTCGCCGCTGGCGATTCGACGATCGATTCGCCGAACGAAGAGTGGCCCATTACGATCGGCGCCGCAAAGGGATCGCTGTAGCCAAACGGAATCCGCTGCACGACCTGCTTGGGCACCATTTGCTGTTCTTCCACACGCACCCACACGGCTTTCGTCTTGGGCACTCGCACGCGGCGAACCACACGCTCTTGCTCGTAGTACGGAACTTCGACGGTGCGACTGGAGGTTTCGTAAGTCATTTCCTGCGTGGTCACGGGAACCTTGCGAACCTTCTCTTCGGTCACCCAACGGTACTTCTGCTCGGGCACCTTGCGAGTCAACGTTTCAGTGATCGGCTTTTGCACCTGATAAGGAATCTTGCGAACTTCCGTGACCGGTTCGTACCGCGTGACTTCCACGGGAATCTTACGGGTCATGGTTTCAGTTTGCATCCGAGTCACCGAAACGGGGACCTTTTGCGTGACCACTTCGGTCTGCATCCGCTGGACCTGAACCGGCACCTGCTGCTGGACGGTCTGCGGCACGTAGGAAGTTTGCGGAATCCGCTGGGTGACATAATTGGGCCGATAAGCCAACTGGGTCTGCACGGTCGGCGGGGTCACCTGCGGCACGGCCACGGGACCACCGGGAATCCGGCGTGCGAAAATGCCAAACGGGCCCGGGCGATAAACGTCCGGCTGATAGCCCAAGCCGTATTGCACCGTACCGGGCTGAACCACTTGCTGCGGAACATACCCACCGGCATCGACGACCTGATTGCGGTAACTGGTAACCGGTCGCAACGTGGTGTACTGCTGCGTCTGATACTGGGTCTCGGTCACGGGCCGCTGAACGGTGTACTGCTGGTCGCGATACTGGGTTTCGGTCACCGGTCGCTGCACGCTGTACTGCTGCTCGCGGTACTGCGTTTCGGTCACCGGTCGATAGCTGGTCACCTGCTCTTCGCGTTCGGCGGTTTCGGTCACGTACCGGGTTTGCGTGACGGTCTCGTCGCGGTAACTGGTTTCCAACACCGGCCGCTGAACGTAATAACGTTCCTCGCGATATTCGGTCTTGGTGATCGGTTTGGCGACCCGATAAGATCGTTGTTCGGTGCGAGTTTTCAGAACGGGTCGGTAGCTGACGATTTCCTGTTCTTCGTATTCGGTCTGGTATTCAAGCCGATAACGGGCCACCGTCTGAGGCTCCATGACCGTTTCGCACTGCAGCCGATAGGCGGGCTGGAAACAGCAGGCATCTTGTGCGGTGAGTTCAACGGCGACCGCGCTGGACGCGATCGCAGCTGCGACAGCAAACGGCAATACTCGCTGGGGTCGATTTTGCATGGGTTGTCTCACAGGGTCATTTCTCAAACGGTCAATCTGCCGGGATGCGATTTCGTGGCGATGCGATTTCGTGGCGATGCGATTTCGTGGCGATGCGATTTCGTGGCGATCGTGATCGACGCTCGGCATGTACTAAGTTTGGTTACCGGGCGAGGTTTATGCAAATGCTTGCAGAGCCCGCTGCCCACCCCAACTAATGTAGCTTCAAGCAGTTAGCGAAAATCAAAAAATTCCTAGGAAAAACGGCACTTTTGCAAACCCACCCCCGGCATACCTTCGCCATCTTCCCTGCACTGTTTAGTCCACGCTACAACCGTTGTTTTTTCGCAACGCCACCCGCACTCCCCTTCGCTCGCCGCCATGCCCCAACTGCTGATCCGCACGCTTGACGTCCCTGCCGATAACCTGGCCCTCGACGAGGCTCTGCTGGTCGCTGCCGAAGCCGGTCAAACGCCACCGGTACTACGGCTGTGGCAGTTCCCTCAAACCACGGCCGTGCTGGGTCGCGGCTCAAGGGTGGGCGACGAGATCAATCTGTCGTACTGCCGGCAGCACCAGATCCCCGTACTCCGCCGCTGCAGCGGTGGGGCCAGCGTGGTCGGCGGACCGGGATGCTTGATGTATAGCCTGACGATGGACCTGCGAGAGCGGCCCGAGATGCGGAAGCTGGACCGGGTGCATCCGTTTGTGATGGATCACGTGCTGGCGGCCGTGCGGCAAACGCTGCCGCCGAGCGACCGCGACCGGGTGCAATTCCAGGGCACCTGCGACCTGACGTATGACAATCAGAAATTTTCAGGCAACAGCTTGCGGATCACGCGCAGCCACCTGCTGTACCACGGCACCCTCCTGCTGGATG from Roseimaritima ulvae includes these protein-coding regions:
- a CDS encoding rhodanese-like domain-containing protein — translated: MSSDSELPIEIDVHSVHALREAGESFVFLDVREQDEYETARIDGARLLPLSELQERAKELQEHIEDRVIVHCHHGGRSLRVVAVLRQSGFKQAQNMTGGIDHWSQHIDPSVPRY
- a CDS encoding lipoate--protein ligase family protein; the protein is MPQLLIRTLDVPADNLALDEALLVAAEAGQTPPVLRLWQFPQTTAVLGRGSRVGDEINLSYCRQHQIPVLRRCSGGASVVGGPGCLMYSLTMDLRERPEMRKLDRVHPFVMDHVLAAVRQTLPPSDRDRVQFQGTCDLTYDNQKFSGNSLRITRSHLLYHGTLLLDADLDRISNCLATAPRQPEYRAQRQHRDFITNLPVDARRLMDELARAFAASEPLESCPDERMRELSRERYSRDEWTHRH